The following coding sequences are from one Culex quinquefasciatus strain JHB chromosome 1, VPISU_Cqui_1.0_pri_paternal, whole genome shotgun sequence window:
- the LOC119766271 gene encoding uncharacterized protein LOC119766271 isoform X2, which yields MILRNQSCERQVYKLDLAFRTCKGRRFNSASKRAFNKQAGLASAQLHHRMHEVLFFGGHGVQIRRCRTCWNDHRRLDKPGAHHRHRTQVVQLPRGQETNLAFTPVQNLLDQSAYMIIWC from the exons ATGATTCTAAGAAATCAGTCATGC GAACGTCAAGTTTATAAGCTCGACCTCGCTTTCAGAACCTGCAAAGGGCGGCGTTTCAATTCCGCCTCCAAACGAGCGTTCAACAAACAGGCAGGCCTGGCTAGCGCTCAACTCCACCATCGAATGCACGAGGTGCTGTTCTTCGGAGGTCATGGCGTTCAAATACGCCGGTGCAGAACCTGCTGGAATGACCACCGTAGACTCGACAAGCCTGGCGCTCATCACCGCCATCGAACGCAAGTGGTGCAGCTCCCCAGAGGTCAGGAGACAAACCTGGCGTTCACGCCGGTGCAGAACCTGCTGGACCAATCAGC GTACATGATTATTTGGTGTTAA
- the LOC119766271 gene encoding uncharacterized protein LOC119766271 isoform X1 yields MKNVWLVLKRRPVFGNPRNVKFISSTSLSEPAKGGVSIPPPNERSTNRQAWLALNSTIECTRCCSSEVMAFKYAGAEPAGMTTVDSTSLALITAIERKWCSSPEVRRQTWRSRRCRTCWTNQRT; encoded by the exons atgaaaaatgtgtggctggTGCTCAAAAGAAGACCTGTTTTTGGAAATCCCAG GAACGTCAAGTTTATAAGCTCGACCTCGCTTTCAGAACCTGCAAAGGGCGGCGTTTCAATTCCGCCTCCAAACGAGCGTTCAACAAACAGGCAGGCCTGGCTAGCGCTCAACTCCACCATCGAATGCACGAGGTGCTGTTCTTCGGAGGTCATGGCGTTCAAATACGCCGGTGCAGAACCTGCTGGAATGACCACCGTAGACTCGACAAGCCTGGCGCTCATCACCGCCATCGAACGCAAGTGGTGCAGCTCCCCAGAGGTCAGGAGACAAACCTGGCGTTCACGCCGGTGCAGAACCTGCTGGACCAATCAGC GTACATGA